The Allochromatium tepidum genome has a window encoding:
- the leuS gene encoding leucine--tRNA ligase — translation MQTDYDPRAIEAAAQGYWEEHRSFKAVEDPSREKFYCLSMFPYPSGRLHMGHVRNYTIGDVIARYQRMLGKNVLQPMGWDAFGLPAENAAIQHGIPPSQWTRSNIEYMKGQLKSLGFGYDWERELATCDPDYYRWEQWLFTRMVEKGLAYRAKATVNWDPIDQTVLANEQVIDGRGWRSGALVEKREIEQWSVRITDYAQELLDALDGLDGWPERVRTMQRNWIGRSEGVHMEFGVAGSDETLGIYTTRPDTVMGVTYVAVAAEHPLAHRAAENNPALAAFIDECRKGGTSEAELETMEKKGHPLGLDAIHPITGESVPIYAANFVLMGYGTGAVMAVPAHDQRDWEFAERYGIAKKAVIRSADGSPCGIEQAAYTEKGVLFDSGPFDGLTSEQAFDAIADWLAERGKGSKTINFRLRDWGVSRQRYWGCPIPMVQTADGGIRPETDLPVRLPEDVVVDGSGSPLKKMPEFYQLAGDETRETDTFDTFFESSWYYARYCSPDCDTAMLDERARYWLPVDQYIGGIEHAILHLLYARFFHKLMRDEGLVDCDEPFTNLLTQGMVVAETWYREDAEGRKQWFNPADVEVERDQKGKLIGGRLKSDGQPVRFGGIEKMSKSKNNGVDPQALTERYGADTVRLYTMFTSPPDQSLEWNDEGVEGAFRFIRRLWALAVGEAEAIRAASTLGELDEPAQTARREIHGALKKALYDYERQQFNTVVSGCMTMVNTLYRLESSTARAAVIREGVGIVLRLLAPIAPHVTHHLWRELGFGDDILNADWPQVDEDALKQDSLDYVVQVNGKVRGSVKVPADADRATVQAAALDNEQIAKFIDGKPIRKAILVPGKLLNLVI, via the coding sequence ATGCAGACCGACTATGATCCGCGCGCCATCGAGGCGGCGGCCCAAGGCTATTGGGAAGAGCATCGCTCCTTCAAGGCCGTCGAGGATCCGTCCCGCGAGAAGTTCTACTGTCTCTCCATGTTCCCCTATCCCTCGGGTCGGCTGCACATGGGCCATGTGCGCAACTACACCATCGGGGATGTGATCGCGCGCTATCAGCGGATGCTCGGCAAGAACGTGCTCCAGCCGATGGGCTGGGACGCCTTCGGTCTGCCGGCCGAGAACGCCGCCATCCAGCACGGCATCCCGCCCTCGCAGTGGACGCGCTCCAACATCGAATACATGAAGGGCCAGCTCAAGAGCCTGGGCTTCGGCTACGACTGGGAGCGCGAGCTGGCGACCTGCGATCCGGACTATTACCGCTGGGAGCAGTGGCTGTTCACGCGCATGGTGGAGAAGGGGCTGGCCTATCGCGCCAAGGCGACGGTCAACTGGGATCCCATCGATCAGACGGTGCTGGCCAACGAGCAGGTCATCGACGGACGCGGCTGGCGCTCGGGGGCGCTGGTCGAGAAGCGCGAGATCGAACAGTGGTCGGTGCGTATCACCGACTATGCGCAGGAACTGCTGGACGCGCTCGACGGGCTGGACGGCTGGCCGGAGCGGGTGCGCACCATGCAGCGCAACTGGATCGGGCGCTCCGAGGGCGTGCACATGGAGTTCGGCGTGGCCGGGAGCGACGAGACGCTCGGCATCTACACCACGCGACCCGATACCGTCATGGGCGTGACCTATGTCGCGGTGGCCGCCGAGCATCCGCTCGCACACCGTGCGGCGGAGAATAATCCGGCTCTCGCCGCCTTCATCGACGAATGTCGCAAGGGTGGCACCTCCGAGGCCGAACTGGAAACGATGGAGAAGAAGGGCCATCCGCTCGGTCTCGACGCCATCCATCCGATCACCGGCGAGTCCGTGCCCATCTATGCCGCCAACTTCGTGCTCATGGGCTATGGCACAGGTGCGGTGATGGCGGTGCCGGCGCACGATCAGCGCGACTGGGAGTTCGCCGAGCGCTACGGCATCGCCAAGAAGGCGGTCATTCGCTCGGCCGACGGCAGTCCGTGCGGCATTGAGCAGGCGGCCTACACCGAGAAGGGCGTGCTCTTCGACTCCGGCCCCTTCGATGGCCTGACCTCGGAGCAAGCCTTCGACGCCATCGCCGACTGGCTCGCCGAGCGCGGCAAGGGTAGCAAGACCATCAACTTCCGACTGCGCGACTGGGGCGTCTCGCGTCAGCGCTACTGGGGCTGTCCGATCCCGATGGTGCAGACGGCGGACGGCGGCATCCGTCCCGAGACCGATCTTCCGGTGCGACTGCCCGAGGACGTCGTCGTCGACGGTTCCGGCTCGCCGCTCAAGAAGATGCCCGAGTTCTACCAGCTCGCCGGCGACGAGACGCGCGAGACCGACACCTTCGACACCTTCTTCGAGTCGAGCTGGTACTACGCGCGCTACTGCTCGCCCGACTGCGACACGGCCATGCTCGACGAGCGCGCCCGCTACTGGCTGCCGGTCGATCAGTACATCGGCGGCATCGAGCACGCCATCCTGCACCTGCTCTATGCGCGCTTCTTCCACAAGCTGATGCGCGACGAGGGGCTGGTCGACTGTGACGAACCCTTCACCAACCTGCTCACTCAGGGCATGGTGGTCGCCGAGACCTGGTATCGCGAGGACGCCGAGGGTCGCAAGCAGTGGTTCAACCCGGCGGACGTGGAGGTCGAGCGCGACCAGAAGGGCAAGCTGATCGGCGGCCGGCTCAAGTCCGACGGTCAGCCGGTCCGGTTCGGCGGCATCGAGAAGATGTCCAAATCCAAGAACAACGGCGTCGACCCGCAGGCGCTGACCGAGCGCTACGGTGCCGACACGGTGCGGCTCTACACCATGTTCACCTCGCCGCCGGACCAGTCGCTCGAATGGAACGACGAAGGGGTCGAGGGGGCGTTCCGCTTCATCCGTCGGCTCTGGGCTCTAGCGGTCGGTGAAGCCGAGGCGATCCGTGCCGCGTCCACGTTGGGAGAGCTGGACGAACCGGCCCAGACCGCCCGTCGCGAGATCCACGGCGCGCTCAAGAAGGCGCTCTACGACTACGAGCGCCAGCAGTTCAACACCGTGGTCTCGGGCTGCATGACCATGGTCAATACGCTCTACCGGCTGGAATCCTCGACCGCGCGGGCGGCGGTGATCCGCGAGGGCGTCGGCATCGTGCTGCGACTGCTCGCGCCCATCGCGCCCCATGTGACCCATCATCTGTGGCGCGAGCTGGGCTTCGGCGACGACATCCTGAATGCCGACTGGCCGCAGGTCGACGAGGACGCGCTCAAGCAGGACAGTCTCGACTATGTGGTCCAGGTCAACGGCAAGGTGCGCGGCAGCGTCAAGGTGCCTGCCGACGCCGATCGGGCGACGGTTCAAGCCGCCGCACTGGATAACGAGCAGATCGCCAAGTTCATCGACGGCAAACCGATCCGCAAGGCGATCCTGGTGCCCGGCAAGCTGCTGAACCTCGTCATCTGA
- the lptE gene encoding LPS assembly lipoprotein LptE: MRQTRTVLLGLLALVLVLQAGCGFRLRGSLEIPADYNPMLIQAPPGSAVERAMRDLLAGSQVALTSNPSEARLTLRILSERRSERVAAVDLNGKTLAYELHYLVDFEVIGPGGEPKAHRQTLDLTRTFDNPDVEVLGKRLEQAMIYEDFAVEAADRILMRLRAVLR, translated from the coding sequence ATGCGGCAAACGCGAACTGTTCTGCTGGGGCTGCTGGCGCTGGTGTTGGTGCTTCAGGCCGGTTGCGGCTTCCGGCTGCGCGGCAGCCTGGAGATCCCGGCCGACTACAACCCGATGCTGATCCAGGCGCCGCCGGGGTCGGCGGTCGAGCGGGCCATGCGCGACCTACTCGCGGGTAGTCAGGTGGCTCTGACCTCGAATCCGTCCGAGGCCCGGCTGACGCTACGCATCCTGTCCGAGCGGCGCTCCGAGCGGGTGGCGGCGGTCGACCTGAACGGCAAGACGCTCGCCTATGAGCTGCACTATCTGGTCGACTTCGAGGTCATCGGACCCGGCGGCGAACCCAAGGCCCATCGGCAAACGCTCGACCTGACCCGCACCTTCGACAACCCGGACGTCGAGGTGCTCGGCAAGCGACTCGAACAGGCGATGATCTACGAGGACTTCGCGGTCGAAGCCGCCGACCGCATCCTCATGCGGCTACGGGCTGTGCTGCGCTAA
- a CDS encoding inositol monophosphatase family protein — MTAEPNHIARLLRDTAATAILPNWQGIAARHKSDGSFVTESDPAAQRHLTEALAHDFPGIPLLGEEMTRAEQERMLRNADSALWVVDPLDGTSNYAAGFPAFSISLALIEGGRPVLGAILDPVRDECFVAARGRGAWLNDRPIRPFAPSRSIRDCLAMVDLKRLPPELLQAVTRHTCFGSQRYLGSVALEWCWLAAGRFQLYLHGGQKLWDYAAGRLIADEAGAAALHLIPDSLEPGTEITLEPRLAIAAANAELLRAWSDCLELAVDVG; from the coding sequence ATGACAGCCGAACCGAACCACATCGCCCGTCTGCTGCGCGACACCGCCGCGACCGCCATCCTGCCCAACTGGCAGGGCATCGCCGCCCGGCACAAGTCCGACGGCAGCTTCGTCACCGAGTCCGATCCGGCGGCCCAGCGCCATCTGACCGAGGCATTGGCGCACGATTTCCCCGGCATCCCGCTGCTCGGCGAGGAGATGACGCGCGCCGAGCAGGAGCGGATGCTCCGGAACGCCGACAGCGCCCTGTGGGTCGTCGACCCGCTGGACGGCACCAGCAACTATGCCGCCGGCTTCCCTGCCTTCTCGATCTCGCTGGCGCTGATCGAGGGCGGCCGGCCCGTGCTCGGTGCCATCCTCGACCCGGTGCGTGACGAGTGCTTCGTCGCCGCCCGAGGCCGGGGAGCCTGGCTGAACGACCGGCCGATCCGCCCTTTCGCGCCGAGTCGATCGATCCGCGACTGTCTGGCAATGGTCGATCTCAAGCGGCTTCCACCCGAACTACTGCAAGCCGTTACCCGTCACACCTGCTTCGGCTCACAGCGCTACCTCGGTTCGGTGGCGCTCGAATGGTGCTGGCTGGCGGCCGGACGTTTTCAGCTCTATCTGCATGGCGGCCAGAAGCTGTGGGACTATGCCGCCGGACGCCTGATCGCCGATGAGGCCGGCGCGGCGGCCTTGCATCTGATCCCGGACAGTCTCGAACCCGGCACCGAGATCACCCTGGAACCCCGGCTGGCCATCGCCGCCGCCAATGCCGAACTCCTGCGCGCCTGGAGCGACTGTCTCGAACTGGCGGTCGATGTCGGTTAG
- a CDS encoding mannose-1-phosphate guanylyltransferase/mannose-6-phosphate isomerase, protein MPLQPVILSGGSGTRLWPLSREAYPKQFLPLTSQHTMLQETVGRLDGLAEEHPRQAIAVRDPLVVCNDAHRFLVAEQLRLMGRRAAAIVLEPKGRNTAPALTLAALVAGQSDEDPVMLVMPADHNIRDEPGFRSAVADAHALARDGAVVTFGIVPSAPETGYGYIRQGAALDRTDLIGPAYALDGFVEKPDTETAQGYLASGEYLWNSGLFVLRASVWLTLIERFRPDIAQAVTRAFESAASDGDFLRLDAELFAACPSDSIDYAVMEPLARTVRDREGGDLPPAIVIPLNVGWSDVGAWSALWAVREQDASGNVLDGDAFVHNAHDNLLVAKHRMVAAIGVDNLIVVETPDAVLIATKEAAQDVKAVTQFLQRQQREEYIHHQRVHRPWGAYESIDQGSRYQVKRLTVKPGESLSLQMHHHRAEHWIVVSGTARVTCDDKTFLLTENQSTYIPVGVTHRLENPGLIPLELIEVQSGSYLGEDDIVRFEDRYNRDPVEPRRD, encoded by the coding sequence ATGCCTTTACAACCCGTCATTCTCTCCGGTGGATCCGGCACGCGACTCTGGCCGCTCTCGCGTGAAGCCTATCCCAAGCAGTTCCTGCCGCTCACCAGTCAGCATACCATGCTGCAGGAAACGGTCGGCCGGCTCGACGGTCTGGCCGAGGAGCATCCGCGCCAGGCCATCGCCGTGCGCGATCCGCTGGTGGTCTGCAACGACGCCCATCGCTTCCTGGTCGCCGAGCAGCTGCGGCTGATGGGACGACGGGCCGCCGCCATCGTGCTCGAACCCAAGGGACGCAATACCGCGCCGGCCCTGACGCTGGCTGCACTCGTCGCCGGGCAGTCGGACGAAGATCCGGTGATGCTGGTGATGCCGGCCGATCACAACATCCGCGACGAGCCGGGATTCCGCTCCGCCGTGGCCGATGCCCATGCACTGGCGCGTGACGGGGCGGTCGTCACCTTCGGTATCGTGCCGAGCGCGCCCGAGACCGGCTATGGCTATATCCGTCAGGGGGCGGCGCTCGATCGAACCGATCTGATCGGGCCGGCCTATGCGCTCGACGGCTTCGTCGAGAAACCCGATACCGAGACCGCCCAAGGTTATCTGGCCTCGGGCGAGTATCTGTGGAACAGCGGTCTGTTCGTGCTGCGCGCCTCGGTGTGGCTGACGCTCATCGAGCGCTTCCGGCCCGACATCGCGCAGGCCGTGACCCGCGCGTTCGAGAGCGCCGCGAGCGATGGCGATTTCCTCCGTCTCGACGCCGAGCTGTTCGCCGCCTGTCCGAGCGATTCGATCGACTATGCGGTCATGGAGCCGCTGGCGCGCACGGTTCGAGACCGGGAGGGCGGTGATCTGCCGCCGGCGATCGTGATCCCGCTCAACGTCGGCTGGTCGGACGTCGGCGCCTGGTCGGCGCTGTGGGCGGTGCGCGAGCAGGACGCCAGCGGCAACGTGCTCGATGGCGATGCATTCGTGCACAATGCCCACGACAATCTGCTGGTGGCCAAGCATCGGATGGTGGCGGCCATCGGTGTGGACAACCTGATCGTGGTCGAGACCCCGGACGCGGTGCTGATCGCGACCAAGGAGGCGGCGCAGGACGTCAAGGCCGTCACCCAGTTCCTCCAGCGTCAGCAGCGCGAGGAGTACATCCATCACCAGCGCGTGCATCGGCCCTGGGGCGCCTATGAATCGATCGATCAGGGTTCGCGCTATCAGGTCAAGCGCCTGACCGTGAAGCCGGGCGAGTCGCTGTCGCTGCAGATGCATCATCATCGCGCCGAACACTGGATCGTCGTCTCAGGCACCGCGCGCGTGACCTGTGACGACAAGACGTTCCTGCTCACCGAGAACCAGTCGACCTATATCCCGGTCGGGGTCACACATCGGCTCGAAAATCCGGGCCTCATCCCGCTCGAACTCATCGAGGTGCAGTCCGGCAGCTATCTGGGCGAGGACGACATCGTGCGCTTCGAGGATCGCTACAATCGCGATCCGGTCGAGCCGCGCCGGGATTGA
- the ychF gene encoding redox-regulated ATPase YchF produces MGFKCGIVGLPNVGKSTLFNALTKAAIAAENYPFCTIDPNVGVVPLPDPRLDVIAAITKPQKVLPTSMQFVDIAGLVAGASKGEGLGNKFLANIRETDAIAHVVRCFENDDVIHVAGKVDPLGDIEVINTELALADLESVSKALDRAQRTAKTGDKQILKRKEILERAQAQLDAGKPVRSLGLDEDEQAELRDLFLLTAKPTMYIANVSEDGFENNPLLDQVRALAESEGAVVVPVCAAIEAEILELDDEARDEFLADLGLEEPGLNRVVRAGYRLLGLETYFTAGPKEVRAWTIPKQSKAPQAAGVIHSDFERGFIRAEVIGYEDFVACKGEQGAKEAGKLRSEGKEYVVQDGDVIHFRFNV; encoded by the coding sequence ATGGGATTCAAATGCGGCATCGTCGGCCTGCCCAACGTCGGCAAGTCGACCCTCTTCAATGCCCTGACCAAGGCGGCCATCGCGGCCGAGAACTATCCTTTCTGCACCATCGATCCGAATGTCGGTGTGGTGCCGTTGCCCGACCCCAGGCTCGATGTCATCGCCGCCATCACCAAGCCGCAGAAGGTGCTGCCGACCTCGATGCAGTTCGTCGACATCGCCGGACTGGTGGCGGGCGCCTCGAAGGGCGAGGGGCTGGGCAACAAGTTCCTGGCCAACATCCGCGAGACCGATGCCATCGCCCATGTGGTGCGCTGCTTCGAGAACGATGACGTGATCCATGTCGCCGGTAAGGTCGATCCGCTCGGCGACATCGAGGTCATCAATACCGAGCTGGCGCTGGCCGATCTGGAAAGCGTGAGCAAGGCGCTCGACCGGGCGCAGCGCACGGCCAAGACCGGCGACAAGCAGATCCTCAAGCGCAAGGAGATCCTGGAGCGTGCACAGGCTCAGCTCGATGCCGGCAAGCCGGTGCGTTCGTTGGGTCTGGACGAGGACGAGCAGGCCGAACTGCGCGATCTGTTCCTGCTGACGGCCAAGCCGACCATGTATATCGCCAATGTGTCCGAGGACGGGTTCGAGAACAACCCGCTGCTCGACCAGGTGCGGGCGCTGGCCGAGAGCGAAGGCGCGGTGGTGGTGCCGGTGTGTGCGGCGATCGAGGCCGAGATCCTGGAACTCGACGATGAGGCGCGCGATGAGTTCCTGGCCGATCTCGGGCTGGAGGAACCGGGGCTGAACCGGGTGGTGCGGGCCGGTTATCGGCTGCTGGGTCTGGAGACCTATTTCACCGCCGGACCCAAGGAGGTGCGCGCCTGGACCATCCCCAAGCAGTCCAAGGCGCCGCAGGCGGCCGGCGTCATCCACTCCGACTTCGAGCGCGGCTTCATCCGCGCCGAGGTGATCGGCTACGAGGACTTCGTCGCCTGCAAAGGCGAGCAGGGCGCCAAGGAGGCCGGCAAGCTGCGCTCGGAAGGCAAGGAGTACGTCGTCCAGGATGGGGACGTCATCCACTTCCGGTTCAACGTCTGA
- a CDS encoding HPP family protein yields the protein MTQRPSRDSSDPPSAQDNPAEIDLTDDDILEAMHEIPGYLDITTMDFRAVYRLAHRHAIDRLFSGITAGRLMRREVSPLTPEIPLVEAIPSFVHQGLKSLPVVDGQRRVLGILTETDVLRWLGAETFLGLLARVIMDDSCIKSEQHHRPVGEFMTSPVVSVPLDAGLRELLAAFAGHPGRAMPVISADGRLAGLLLRKVFLSAYHPDRRSWV from the coding sequence ATGACCCAGCGCCCGTCCCGCGATTCGTCGGATCCGCCGTCCGCTCAGGACAACCCCGCCGAGATCGATCTCACCGACGATGATATCCTGGAGGCGATGCACGAGATCCCCGGCTATCTCGACATCACCACCATGGATTTCCGCGCCGTCTACCGTCTGGCCCATCGTCACGCGATCGACCGGCTGTTCAGCGGGATCACTGCCGGACGGCTGATGCGCCGCGAGGTCAGTCCGCTGACGCCCGAGATCCCGCTCGTCGAGGCCATCCCCAGCTTCGTGCATCAGGGGTTGAAATCGCTGCCGGTGGTGGACGGGCAGCGGCGTGTGCTTGGCATCCTGACCGAGACCGATGTGCTGCGCTGGCTTGGGGCCGAGACCTTTCTTGGCCTGCTGGCACGGGTGATCATGGATGATTCGTGCATCAAGTCGGAACAGCACCATCGCCCGGTCGGCGAGTTCATGACCTCGCCCGTGGTGAGCGTGCCGCTGGACGCCGGACTGCGCGAGTTGCTTGCCGCCTTCGCCGGCCATCCCGGCCGCGCCATGCCGGTGATTTCGGCCGATGGGCGTCTGGCGGGGTTGCTTCTGCGCAAGGTCTTTCTGAGCGCCTATCACCCGGATCGCCGGTCATGGGTTTGA
- a CDS encoding HPP family protein, producing the protein MRGSLHGSPPRVSRPEVLWSWMGAFLGMAAVAWINQWFFAGTDLTFTIGSLGASAVLVFGAVRSPLAQPRNLIGGHVISALVGVTCWQWLGGEPWLAQSVAVATAIALMHLTRTLHPPGGATALIAVIGSDQVHAMGYLFVLFPATLGPLVLLVAALLFNNLPAARRYPEFWL; encoded by the coding sequence ATGCGCGGCAGCCTCCATGGCAGCCCGCCCCGCGTCAGCCGGCCGGAGGTGCTCTGGTCGTGGATGGGTGCCTTCCTGGGGATGGCCGCCGTCGCCTGGATCAATCAGTGGTTCTTCGCCGGGACCGATCTGACGTTCACCATCGGCTCGCTCGGCGCCTCGGCGGTGCTGGTCTTCGGCGCGGTGCGCAGCCCGCTGGCCCAGCCGCGCAATCTCATCGGCGGGCATGTCATCTCGGCGCTGGTGGGCGTGACCTGCTGGCAGTGGCTGGGCGGCGAACCCTGGCTGGCGCAGTCGGTCGCGGTCGCCACCGCCATCGCCCTGATGCACCTGACCCGCACCCTGCACCCGCCGGGCGGGGCGACCGCGCTCATCGCCGTCATCGGCTCCGATCAGGTGCATGCCATGGGCTATCTCTTCGTGCTGTTCCCGGCCACGCTGGGACCACTGGTGCTGCTGGTCGCGGCGCTGCTGTTCAACAATCTCCCCGCCGCCCGGCGCTATCCTGAATTCTGGCTGTAG
- a CDS encoding NnrS family protein produces MSAVLSVAVWLAILSGLWPQPGHLAGTAWHAHEMLFGYLAAVIAGFLLTAVRNWTGMPTAIGSIPEWVSATCCKRSGCSPLSLVNPACESPHKPPPSGGGS; encoded by the coding sequence CTGTCGGCGGTCCTCTCCGTCGCTGTCTGGCTGGCGATCCTCAGCGGTCTCTGGCCCCAGCCGGGCCATCTCGCCGGCACCGCCTGGCACGCGCACGAGATGCTGTTCGGCTATCTCGCAGCGGTGATCGCCGGATTCCTGCTCACCGCCGTGCGCAACTGGACCGGGATGCCGACCGCAATAGGAAGCATCCCGGAGTGGGTCTCAGCGACCTGTTGCAAACGGAGCGGATGTTCACCGCTGTCCCTGGTCAACCCGGCTTGCGAGTCGCCTCACAAGCCCCCGCCTTCAGGCGGGGGTAGTTGA
- a CDS encoding transposase DNA-binding-containing protein, translating to MPALAAELETIDLGDQRLNRRARQVLETLGAKPTASIPAACGGRKETRAVYRLLRQERVSAERVLAPHIACTEERLRAYPRVLCLEDTSELDYTTQPGIEGLGPLNHETRLGMYLHPTLAVTPDRLPLGLLGVHTWVREPGSLGQEKDGRRPLEEKESVRWVEGFARVNALAETLTDTRLADVADREGDLYDLFVEAPCPEQGADWLIRGHHHDRRLTDGRTLAEVTVSALLATEINPRPMSRRSTGC from the coding sequence ATGCCAGCGTTGGCGGCCGAATTGGAGACCATTGACTTGGGCGATCAGCGCCTGAACCGCCGGGCGCGGCAGGTGCTGGAGACGCTGGGGGCGAAGCCCACAGCCAGTATTCCGGCGGCCTGTGGCGGCCGGAAGGAGACGCGCGCGGTCTATCGGTTGTTGCGTCAGGAGCGGGTGAGCGCCGAGCGCGTGTTGGCCCCGCACATCGCCTGTACCGAGGAGCGTCTGCGCGCCTACCCGCGGGTGTTGTGTCTGGAGGATACCTCGGAACTGGATTACACCACCCAGCCGGGCATCGAGGGGCTGGGGCCGCTGAACCATGAGACGCGCCTGGGGATGTATCTGCATCCGACGCTGGCGGTGACGCCGGATCGCCTGCCGCTGGGGCTGTTGGGGGTGCACACCTGGGTGCGTGAGCCGGGGAGTCTGGGTCAGGAGAAAGACGGACGCCGCCCGCTGGAAGAGAAGGAAAGCGTGCGTTGGGTCGAGGGTTTCGCCCGTGTCAATGCGCTGGCCGAGACGCTCACCGACACGCGTCTGGCCGACGTCGCCGATCGGGAGGGCGATCTGTACGATCTGTTCGTCGAAGCGCCCTGTCCCGAGCAGGGCGCCGATTGGCTGATTCGCGGCCACCATCACGATCGGCGCCTGACCGACGGACGCACCCTGGCCGAGGTCACGGTCAGCGCGCTGTTGGCCACCGAGATCAATCCCCGCCCGATGTCGAGGCGCTCAACTGGTTGTTGA
- a CDS encoding IS4 family transposase has protein sequence MASLGGFLNRTGDGFPGPKTLWIGLQRAADFVLALEAQRHVNSSYG, from the coding sequence GTGGCCTCCTTGGGCGGATTTCTCAATCGCACCGGCGATGGCTTCCCCGGTCCCAAAACGCTGTGGATCGGGTTGCAGCGGGCGGCCGACTTCGTGCTCGCTCTTGAAGCTCAACGCCATGTCAACTCCAGTTATGGGTAA
- a CDS encoding Hsp20/alpha crystallin family protein, protein MSENTQVAETRREDAALLPPVDVIEDANGITLYADMPGVAKDRLRLQVEADSLTLEGEVSLDTPEGMEASHAEVNLPRYRRVFTLSKELDSEKVTAEFKHGVLKLRIPKAEHAQPRKIAIQVA, encoded by the coding sequence ATGAGCGAAAACACCCAAGTCGCCGAAACCCGCCGCGAGGATGCGGCCCTGCTGCCCCCGGTGGACGTGATCGAGGATGCCAACGGCATCACCCTCTATGCCGACATGCCCGGTGTAGCCAAGGACCGGCTGCGCCTGCAGGTGGAGGCCGACAGCCTCACGCTGGAAGGCGAGGTGAGCCTGGATACGCCGGAGGGCATGGAAGCCAGTCATGCCGAGGTGAATCTGCCGCGTTACCGTCGCGTATTCACCCTCTCCAAGGAACTGGACAGCGAAAAGGTGACCGCCGAGTTCAAACATGGGGTGCTCAAGCTGCGCATTCCCAAGGCCGAACACGCGCAGCCGCGCAAGATCGCCATCCAGGTGGCCTGA
- a CDS encoding Hsp20/alpha crystallin family protein: protein MLYRSLFPRDPFAELDRLQRELQQAFDLSPSIRGLTRGFPAMNVGGTPRSVEIYAFVPGVDPNALDVQIEKGVLTLSGERKPEEVPEKATVHIDERFAGRFRRVVSLPDDIDANNVTARYRDGVLHISVARKEAAQPRRIAIQ, encoded by the coding sequence ATGTTGTATCGCAGCCTGTTTCCCCGCGACCCCTTCGCGGAACTCGATCGCCTGCAACGCGAGCTGCAGCAGGCCTTCGATCTGTCGCCCAGCATCCGCGGCCTGACCCGCGGTTTCCCGGCCATGAACGTGGGCGGCACGCCCAGGTCGGTGGAAATCTATGCCTTCGTGCCCGGCGTGGACCCCAATGCCCTGGATGTGCAGATCGAGAAGGGCGTGCTCACCTTGAGCGGCGAGCGCAAGCCGGAAGAAGTGCCGGAAAAGGCCACCGTGCACATCGACGAGCGCTTCGCCGGCCGTTTCCGCCGCGTGGTGAGCCTGCCCGACGACATCGACGCCAACAATGTCACCGCGCGCTACCGCGACGGCGTGCTGCACATCAGCGTGGCCCGCAAGGAGGCCGCTCAACCCCGTCGCATCGCCATTCAGTAA